From a single Bacillus sp. NEB1478 genomic region:
- a CDS encoding styrene monooxygenase/indole monooxygenase family protein: MDTIRKGAIMLKKQICIVGSGTAGLQLAYALKEDFKVTVFHAKSPEELRSGRVMSTQVHFGPTRTRENRFHMLKWDDHNPIKSIHVTIGEQKLFTGMLKEDALSVDQRLYFSQCMEDLKNKSVSFHEKKIEDNDVESLVNNYDLVIDCTGKSGPLFSFPIEEKFTPFEVPQRKCIVGYFLGIQPNTPLGVSVTVLPEIGEMFEIPAITEQGPVTILFIMAVPDKELDVFKGIKDAVELTDKMKSTVKTFFPMIHERIDAQSFSLSDKNAFLQVAIKPEIRKPFEMFNEKLVLACGDSVFLNDPITGQGCNLSSYCAEQLYETLIEFKHSKWDKKIGENYWNRIKTYVKEVTEWTNAMTLPLPQHVIQTLIAGADDQSKADLIAEWFADPPKAHEVFFEKTSV, from the coding sequence ATGGATACGATACGAAAAGGAGCGATAATGTTGAAAAAGCAGATTTGTATTGTCGGAAGCGGAACAGCAGGATTGCAGCTTGCTTATGCACTTAAAGAAGATTTTAAAGTAACAGTTTTTCACGCTAAATCTCCTGAAGAATTGCGCAGCGGACGGGTAATGTCTACTCAAGTACACTTTGGACCTACTAGAACAAGAGAGAACCGTTTTCATATGCTAAAATGGGATGATCACAATCCTATAAAAAGTATCCATGTAACAATTGGCGAACAAAAGCTATTTACAGGTATGTTAAAGGAAGATGCATTATCAGTGGATCAACGGCTTTATTTTTCACAATGTATGGAGGATTTAAAGAATAAAAGTGTTTCGTTTCATGAAAAGAAAATAGAAGATAATGATGTTGAGTCGTTGGTTAATAATTATGATTTAGTGATAGACTGCACGGGGAAATCCGGTCCTCTCTTCTCTTTTCCTATTGAAGAAAAATTTACTCCGTTTGAAGTTCCACAGCGTAAATGTATCGTAGGTTATTTTTTAGGAATACAGCCTAATACCCCATTAGGTGTAAGCGTAACAGTTCTTCCTGAAATCGGTGAAATGTTTGAAATTCCTGCGATTACTGAGCAAGGTCCAGTAACAATCTTGTTTATTATGGCCGTTCCTGATAAAGAACTTGATGTCTTTAAAGGGATTAAAGATGCTGTAGAGTTAACGGACAAGATGAAAAGTACAGTGAAAACCTTTTTCCCTATGATTCACGAACGAATAGATGCGCAATCATTTTCACTTTCAGATAAAAATGCTTTTCTTCAGGTAGCAATTAAGCCAGAAATTCGAAAGCCTTTTGAAATGTTTAATGAAAAGCTAGTACTTGCCTGTGGTGACAGTGTATTTCTGAATGATCCGATTACTGGACAAGGCTGTAATCTCTCTTCATATTGTGCAGAACAACTATATGAAACGTTAATTGAATTCAAGCATTCAAAATGGGATAAAAAAATAGGAGAAAACTATTGGAATCGGATTAAAACATATGTAAAAGAAGTGACTGAATGGACAAATGCAATGACACTGCCACTTCCACAGCATGTCATCCAAACCTTAATTGCTGGAGCTGATGATCAAAGTAAAGCCGATCTAATAGCAGAATGGTTTGCTGATCCTCCAAAAGCGCATGAAGTCTTTTTTGAGAAGACCAGTGTTTAA
- a CDS encoding serine hydrolase — translation MLKESEKELLELISFGKGLYGVSIYHFESEEEFVYHPNEEFYAASIIKIPIMAAVFAQVAEGIYSLSDKITVREEDIVLGDGIIKNLAPGKEWSVHDLVVLMIIESDNTATNVLIDLAGLQNIQVYMSGWGFKQSKLHHKLQVLPSTFRKIDESNIITAKEINHFLKEITFGKIVSIGACQRMIEIMKQQKMNDLLPSQLPVKDELIGTIPIWELAHKTGYVPGIEHNTGLLYMPGHTFAVTVLSKNVPNRDEPKQIMGKIGGLLYKISK, via the coding sequence ATGCTGAAAGAGAGCGAAAAAGAACTTTTGGAACTGATTTCATTTGGAAAAGGTTTGTATGGTGTATCCATTTATCATTTTGAATCAGAAGAAGAATTTGTTTACCATCCAAATGAAGAATTTTATGCCGCTAGCATTATCAAAATCCCTATAATGGCCGCAGTTTTTGCTCAAGTAGCTGAAGGCATTTATTCATTATCTGATAAAATTACTGTCCGTGAAGAAGACATCGTTTTAGGTGATGGAATCATAAAGAATCTTGCTCCAGGCAAAGAGTGGTCTGTTCATGATCTAGTCGTATTAATGATTATCGAGAGTGACAACACCGCAACAAATGTATTAATCGATTTGGCTGGATTACAGAATATACAAGTGTATATGAGTGGATGGGGATTTAAGCAAAGCAAGCTGCATCATAAACTTCAGGTTTTGCCATCTACATTTAGAAAGATAGATGAATCCAATATTATAACCGCAAAAGAAATAAATCATTTCTTGAAAGAAATCACATTCGGCAAAATCGTTTCAATAGGGGCTTGCCAAAGAATGATTGAAATCATGAAACAACAGAAAATGAATGATTTGCTGCCAAGTCAACTTCCAGTTAAAGATGAATTAATCGGAACTATTCCGATTTGGGAATTGGCACATAAAACAGGGTATGTACCAGGAATTGAACACAATACAGGTTTGCTTTATATGCCTGGGCATACATTTGCGGTAACAGTTCTTAGCAAAAACGTACCAAACCGCGATGAACCAAAGCAAATTATGGGTAAAATAGGAGGATTGTTATATAAAATCAGCAAGTAA
- a CDS encoding YeeE/YedE family protein, whose product MAQTNLNTNIQTNRRNSATTVVSELSPVQKPLVTIGFLAAIILLFSIVNTANWTQGILFIIGILLGNALLYARFGFTSAFRRLISVGNVQGLQAHMLMLAIATTLFAIILSTGFSFTGIKPVGYVSPVGVSVIFGAFLFGIGMQLGNGCASGTLYSLGGGSSSMILTLLSFITGSVIGAYHFTFWMNDMPSLAPISLAETTGFGYFGGWLLQIAIFALIYWITIQIAKKKNPPMMKPLPTTTGLKKIFRGSWPLFAAAIVLALLNALVLTIRGNPWGITSAFALWCGKALLAAGIDVSSWGYFAGPNGAALTKSVLADSTSVLNFGIIIGAFISAAFQGTFKPQKIKPGVAGASIIGGLFMGYGARLAFGCNIGAYFGGIASFSLHGWVWAIMAMLGTYLALFIRPLFGLKNPNKNDSIC is encoded by the coding sequence ATGGCACAAACTAATTTAAATACAAATATACAAACAAACCGTCGAAATTCAGCAACGACTGTTGTTTCAGAATTAAGTCCTGTACAGAAACCTTTAGTTACAATAGGTTTTCTTGCAGCCATAATTTTATTATTTTCAATAGTTAATACTGCAAATTGGACTCAAGGGATTCTGTTTATCATCGGTATATTGCTTGGAAATGCCTTGCTTTATGCACGTTTTGGCTTCACATCAGCATTTCGTCGACTTATTTCTGTAGGGAATGTTCAAGGTCTGCAAGCTCATATGCTTATGCTAGCGATCGCTACAACTTTATTTGCCATCATTTTAAGTACTGGATTTAGCTTTACAGGGATAAAACCAGTTGGATATGTATCTCCTGTAGGTGTGAGTGTAATTTTTGGCGCATTTCTATTTGGAATCGGAATGCAGCTGGGTAATGGATGTGCTTCAGGAACACTGTATTCTTTAGGTGGCGGTTCATCTTCAATGATATTAACGCTGCTCTCCTTTATTACAGGATCAGTTATTGGGGCTTACCATTTCACTTTTTGGATGAACGATATGCCCTCATTAGCTCCCATTTCACTTGCTGAAACAACAGGATTTGGATATTTTGGCGGCTGGCTTCTACAAATAGCTATATTTGCTTTGATCTACTGGATAACAATTCAAATAGCCAAAAAGAAAAATCCACCAATGATGAAGCCACTTCCAACAACTACTGGCTTGAAAAAAATCTTTCGCGGCTCATGGCCGTTATTCGCAGCGGCGATTGTTCTTGCTTTACTTAATGCACTAGTTTTAACGATAAGAGGAAATCCATGGGGTATCACTTCTGCTTTTGCTCTTTGGTGCGGCAAAGCATTATTGGCAGCAGGGATTGATGTTTCGTCATGGGGATATTTTGCAGGTCCAAACGGAGCGGCATTAACAAAATCGGTGTTAGCTGATTCTACAAGTGTTTTGAACTTCGGAATTATTATAGGTGCTTTTATTTCTGCAGCATTCCAAGGCACATTTAAACCTCAGAAAATTAAGCCGGGAGTTGCTGGTGCATCGATCATCGGCGGTTTATTCATGGGGTATGGCGCACGCTTAGCATTCGGTTGCAACATCGGTGCATATTTCGGAGGTATCGCATCTTTCAGTCTTCATGGCTGGGTATGGGCTATTATGGCTATGCTAGGAACTTATTTAGCCTTGTTCATACGACCATTGTTCGGACTGAAAAACCCAAATAAGAATGACTCGATTTGCTAA
- a CDS encoding LAGLIDADG family homing endonuclease, whose protein sequence is MRKKKCTMSIPAIIEMYLNGRSTTDIAQQANVSVRHINSLLLSNNVERRPKGSWLRKYTTNEDYFKTWSNNMAYLLGFFAADGNMPQELQLISFSQKDPQILEIIKRELESTHPIVKNNTGVSILKINSKIMKDDLIKIHGFTPNKSNDIEFPYVPEEYISHFIRGYFDGDGNIYSRGYLATFVGGSLKFMNSLRDILEVQGFEPRLKSKNKIHRLYISGRKTIKLFYHWMYQNKELYLKRKFEAFPDKNVNLNDLKNAKMKTTVEAVAKRKKEFIDDFIRTYCVDSACKKVGIKITTYKRWSDTDKDFLKLINNIKQERN, encoded by the coding sequence ATGCGTAAAAAGAAATGCACCATGAGTATTCCTGCAATCATTGAAATGTATTTAAACGGAAGAAGTACTACTGACATAGCACAGCAAGCAAATGTTTCTGTCAGACATATAAATTCATTACTACTAAGTAACAATGTGGAAAGAAGACCAAAAGGAAGCTGGTTAAGAAAATACACAACAAATGAAGATTACTTCAAAACCTGGTCTAATAATATGGCATATTTATTAGGCTTTTTTGCTGCTGATGGAAATATGCCGCAAGAACTGCAGTTGATCAGTTTTTCACAGAAAGATCCTCAAATATTAGAAATTATTAAGAGAGAACTAGAATCAACACATCCTATTGTAAAGAACAATACTGGAGTATCCATTTTAAAAATTAACAGCAAAATCATGAAAGATGACTTAATAAAAATACACGGATTTACACCTAATAAGTCTAATGATATTGAATTTCCATATGTTCCAGAAGAGTATATAAGCCATTTTATAAGAGGGTATTTTGATGGTGATGGAAACATTTATTCAAGAGGCTATTTAGCAACCTTTGTTGGAGGCTCGTTAAAATTTATGAATTCTTTAAGAGACATATTAGAAGTTCAAGGATTTGAACCACGTTTAAAAAGCAAAAATAAAATTCATCGATTATATATTAGTGGAAGAAAAACTATTAAATTATTTTATCATTGGATGTATCAAAATAAAGAATTATACCTAAAACGGAAATTTGAAGCATTTCCGGACAAAAATGTAAATTTAAATGATCTGAAAAACGCTAAAATGAAAACTACTGTAGAAGCTGTTGCGAAAAGAAAAAAAGAATTTATTGATGACTTTATACGAACTTACTGTGTAGATTCAGCATGTAAGAAGGTCGGAATAAAAATTACCACTTATAAAAGATGGTCAGATACTGATAAAGATTTTTTAAAATTGATAAATAACATAAAACAAGAAAGAAACTAA
- a CDS encoding helix-turn-helix domain-containing protein, protein MNSDELKYKRKEDCPLTYAFTLIGGKWRLPIIWALWRNEKLRYNELKRSIDGITNMVLSQTLKEMEQYGIVNRKQYMEIPPRVEYSLTEAGKDLVPSLESLAKWGKSMQNQ, encoded by the coding sequence ATGAATAGTGATGAACTGAAATACAAGAGGAAAGAGGATTGCCCGTTAACATATGCATTTACTTTAATAGGAGGGAAATGGAGGCTTCCGATTATCTGGGCTTTATGGAGAAACGAAAAGCTGCGCTACAACGAATTGAAACGCAGCATTGATGGGATAACAAATATGGTTTTATCTCAAACATTAAAAGAAATGGAACAATACGGAATCGTTAATCGTAAGCAGTACATGGAAATCCCTCCAAGAGTTGAATACTCATTGACAGAAGCGGGAAAAGACTTGGTCCCATCCTTAGAATCACTGGCTAAATGGGGTAAATCTATGCAAAATCAATAA
- a CDS encoding GNAT family N-acetyltransferase, translating into MELKYEIVSQDQIELCRDACNELMTFQKSKAYITPELFDSMNFDTRMVPSVNKAIENYIVVVKDAEKIVGYVYSNISPKETYSNEFATFFDISTVSKNNVGCLSQFYIKEEYRQYGVGSTLFNMSMDWLKQFDDIEDYFIFVSNGNDNALDFYQRKGFAVSHDILDGFITVLRSDKKSANKVKV; encoded by the coding sequence ATGGAATTAAAATATGAAATTGTATCTCAAGACCAAATTGAACTGTGCAGAGATGCATGCAATGAACTGATGACATTTCAAAAGTCTAAGGCTTACATAACACCAGAATTGTTTGACAGCATGAATTTTGATACACGGATGGTTCCCTCAGTAAATAAGGCAATAGAAAACTATATTGTGGTAGTTAAAGACGCTGAAAAAATTGTGGGTTATGTTTATTCGAATATATCTCCTAAGGAAACCTATTCAAATGAATTTGCTACCTTTTTTGATATATCAACAGTGAGTAAAAATAATGTAGGCTGTCTTTCCCAATTTTACATTAAAGAAGAATACAGACAATACGGGGTTGGATCTACCCTTTTCAACATGTCTATGGACTGGTTGAAACAGTTTGATGACATTGAAGATTATTTTATCTTTGTCTCAAATGGCAATGACAACGCGTTAGATTTCTATCAGCGCAAAGGGTTTGCTGTTAGTCATGATATATTGGATGGCTTTATTACCGTTTTAAGAAGCGATAAGAAATCTGCAAACAAAGTGAAGGTATAA
- a CDS encoding phytanoyl-CoA dioxygenase family protein: MNIQLTEQERKTKQLNPETLEIAVEQVKANGYIIFDKVITEEKITHIRNKFDPLFDEYIKKNGYNTGTNRAQMFLPFTNPFIDEDIICHPIATAVIDKLLGSGNHCNYFASDTPMPGADYQNAHCDIMPLFPELAVPLPVFSLVLNIPLVDVTEANGPLEIWPGGTHHNPDRSNHDTLDNSVNPHMHIVRAAEHMHSEKVFMSAGSILIRDIRMWHRGTPNRSDYRRTNLAMIFNRSWYGAGSSIQIPQETYDDLPAKAKELYRMEKIGLPPKMPWE; the protein is encoded by the coding sequence GTGAATATACAGTTAACTGAACAAGAAAGAAAGACAAAACAATTAAATCCTGAAACGCTAGAAATCGCTGTAGAGCAAGTGAAAGCGAATGGTTATATCATTTTTGATAAAGTTATTACAGAAGAAAAAATCACTCATATTCGAAATAAATTTGACCCGTTGTTTGATGAATATATTAAGAAAAATGGATATAACACCGGAACAAATCGTGCCCAAATGTTTCTGCCATTTACAAATCCGTTTATTGACGAAGATATAATATGTCATCCAATTGCTACAGCCGTTATTGATAAGCTTCTTGGTTCTGGCAATCACTGTAATTACTTTGCATCTGACACTCCAATGCCTGGGGCGGATTATCAGAATGCACATTGTGATATCATGCCTCTTTTCCCAGAATTAGCCGTACCATTACCTGTTTTTAGTCTTGTACTGAATATACCTTTAGTGGATGTAACGGAAGCAAATGGTCCACTTGAAATATGGCCAGGAGGGACACACCATAATCCGGATCGGTCGAATCATGATACTTTGGATAATTCCGTTAATCCACATATGCATATTGTTAGAGCAGCAGAACATATGCATTCGGAAAAAGTATTCATGTCAGCAGGTTCAATCTTAATTCGTGATATACGGATGTGGCATAGAGGTACTCCTAATCGATCTGATTATAGACGAACGAATCTCGCGATGATTTTCAATAGAAGCTGGTATGGAGCAGGATCGAGCATTCAAATCCCGCAAGAAACATATGATGATTTACCTGCAAAAGCAAAAGAATTATATCGTATGGAAAAAATAGGCTTACCGCCAAAAATGCCTTGGGAATAA
- a CDS encoding nucleobase:cation symporter-2 family protein, with the protein MKKTKTFSLGIQHVLAMYAGAVIVPLIVGGALKLSPDQLAYLVAIDLLTCGIATLLQVWKNQFFGVGLPVVLGCTFTAVGPMIAIGGQYGMSAIYGSIIAAGLFVVVFAGAFGKILKLFPPIVTGSVVTIIGITLIPVAIKDMAGGAGSTDFGSAQNLFLSFGVLAFILITYRFSKGFIRSVSILLGLIAGTIISAFMGLIDFTPVMEASWIHMPKPFYFGMPTFEFSAILTMILVAIVSLIESTGVFMALGKICDRDLTPKDLTKGYRGEGIAIILGGIFNAFPYTTYSQNVGLVQLSGVKTKQVIYVAGGMLVFLGLMPKVAALTTLIPTPIMGGAMVAMFGMVFASGIKMLSEVNLAKQENLLIIACSVGMGLGVTVEPELFSKLPEGVQILTENGIVSGSLMAIILNLLFNGKGISLKIPVFSREDKDAVKTN; encoded by the coding sequence ATGAAAAAGACAAAAACTTTCTCTCTAGGCATACAGCATGTTTTAGCTATGTATGCTGGCGCGGTTATCGTTCCTCTGATCGTAGGAGGTGCGTTAAAACTATCACCTGATCAACTCGCTTATCTGGTTGCGATCGACCTTTTAACATGCGGAATAGCAACTTTGCTGCAAGTATGGAAAAACCAATTTTTCGGAGTTGGTCTTCCAGTAGTTCTCGGCTGTACATTCACAGCAGTTGGGCCAATGATTGCGATCGGCGGTCAATATGGAATGAGTGCTATTTATGGATCTATTATTGCAGCGGGATTGTTTGTAGTCGTCTTCGCTGGTGCTTTCGGTAAAATCCTAAAGCTTTTTCCGCCAATCGTGACGGGTTCTGTCGTCACAATTATTGGTATAACATTAATACCTGTAGCCATTAAAGACATGGCAGGAGGAGCGGGAAGTACAGATTTCGGCTCAGCGCAAAACCTCTTTCTTTCGTTCGGTGTTCTTGCTTTTATTTTAATCACGTACCGCTTTTCTAAAGGTTTTATCCGTTCTGTATCTATCTTACTTGGCTTAATTGCAGGTACAATAATATCCGCATTTATGGGATTAATAGACTTTACACCTGTAATGGAAGCTTCATGGATTCATATGCCAAAACCATTTTATTTTGGAATGCCAACTTTTGAATTCAGTGCCATTTTAACGATGATTCTTGTAGCAATTGTTAGTCTTATCGAATCTACAGGAGTATTTATGGCACTCGGTAAAATTTGTGATCGGGATCTAACGCCTAAAGATTTAACAAAAGGGTATCGTGGTGAGGGTATTGCCATTATACTTGGTGGAATCTTTAATGCTTTCCCTTATACGACGTATTCACAAAACGTTGGACTTGTTCAGCTTTCAGGTGTAAAAACGAAGCAAGTCATCTATGTAGCAGGGGGAATGCTGGTATTCCTTGGTTTAATGCCAAAAGTAGCTGCTTTAACAACACTCATTCCAACACCAATAATGGGCGGAGCTATGGTAGCCATGTTTGGTATGGTGTTTGCATCAGGCATCAAAATGCTGAGCGAAGTGAACTTAGCGAAGCAAGAAAACCTTCTCATCATCGCTTGTTCAGTAGGAATGGGTCTAGGTGTAACAGTAGAGCCTGAATTATTCAGCAAACTCCCAGAAGGTGTTCAAATCCTTACAGAGAATGGTATAGTATCAGGCAGTTTAATGGCTATCATTTTGAACTTGTTGTTCAATGGAAAAGGAATATCTCTGAAAATCCCCGTTTTTTCAAGAGAAGATAAGGATGCCGTAAAGACTAACTAA
- a CDS encoding xanthine phosphoribosyltransferase, with translation MNFLEKKICEEGIVLSSTVLKVDSFLNHQIDPRFMKEIGSEFADRFKNDDIDKILTIESSGIAPAVFAGLDLDVPVLFARKRKSLTLNEGLITASVYSYTKQEQNEISVSTKWLNPGERILIIDDFLAHGEAALGLAQLVQKAEAHVCGFGIVIEKSFQAGRQKLEDQGHRVESIARIREMNPNGITFLKEESEVKS, from the coding sequence ATGAATTTTTTAGAAAAGAAAATATGTGAAGAAGGAATTGTATTATCTTCAACTGTGCTGAAAGTAGATTCCTTTTTAAATCATCAGATTGATCCAAGATTCATGAAAGAAATAGGCAGTGAATTTGCTGATCGGTTTAAGAATGACGATATCGATAAAATTTTAACAATTGAATCTTCTGGTATTGCACCGGCTGTTTTTGCAGGGTTAGACCTGGATGTACCTGTATTGTTTGCAAGAAAGAGAAAGTCCCTTACACTTAATGAAGGTTTAATTACAGCAAGCGTTTATTCCTATACGAAACAAGAACAAAATGAAATCTCGGTATCTACGAAATGGCTGAATCCAGGAGAACGCATTCTCATTATCGATGACTTTTTAGCTCACGGGGAAGCCGCTTTAGGGCTCGCACAGCTTGTACAAAAAGCAGAAGCCCATGTTTGCGGCTTTGGAATCGTCATCGAAAAATCATTTCAAGCGGGTCGTCAAAAGCTTGAAGATCAAGGGCACCGTGTAGAATCCATCGCTAGAATACGAGAAATGAATCCAAATGGCATCACATTCTTGAAAGAAGAAAGTGAGGTAAAGTCGTAA
- a CDS encoding amino acid permease, whose amino-acid sequence MKNTKWSFWLLTAFVVGNMVGSGIFMLPSTLAQTASPLGVTAAWLVTGFGVLMIALVFGSLSIRRPDLTAGPQSYARALFTNPKAGNVAGFSMVWGYWVANWISNVAIITSFAGYLSTFFPIMKSNKIVATVLSQPIELGKLVTFIVCTALLWFTHFILVKSMNVAGKLNFIATASKVIGFMLFIAAALFAIESTLLANGYFAVVDDQGVSHGLGSQIKMGAIATLWAFVGIESAVVLSGRAASQRDVKKATIVGLIIALSIYMITTILTMNVLPREVLMTSDKPFVDVLSALIGDTGASLMGLLAVISLFGSTIGWILLSSEVPYQAAKSGVFPAFFGKANKNGSPVNALSVTNIMSQIFIFSTISGTISEAYMFLTTSATLAYLIPYLISAIFFLKLVLKGETYDLMQGSRVRDGLIAMFAMIYSVWVIISGTADIKTFSLGIGLFLFGFIVYPIFNRFTAK is encoded by the coding sequence ATGAAGAACACAAAGTGGAGTTTTTGGTTATTAACGGCTTTTGTCGTTGGAAATATGGTTGGTTCAGGGATATTTATGCTTCCAAGTACATTAGCCCAAACAGCCAGTCCTTTAGGGGTTACAGCAGCTTGGTTAGTTACAGGCTTTGGTGTATTAATGATTGCACTAGTCTTTGGATCTTTGTCAATAAGACGCCCTGATTTAACAGCAGGACCTCAAAGTTATGCCAGAGCACTGTTCACGAATCCTAAAGCAGGGAATGTAGCGGGATTCAGTATGGTATGGGGTTATTGGGTAGCCAACTGGATAAGCAACGTAGCCATCATTACAAGCTTTGCAGGGTATTTATCTACATTTTTTCCGATCATGAAGAGCAACAAAATTGTAGCAACTGTTTTATCGCAGCCGATTGAACTCGGTAAACTAGTTACTTTTATTGTTTGTACGGCATTGCTTTGGTTTACTCATTTCATTCTTGTAAAAAGCATGAATGTTGCTGGTAAACTTAATTTTATTGCCACTGCTTCAAAAGTAATAGGATTTATGCTCTTTATTGCAGCAGCACTTTTTGCCATTGAATCAACATTGCTTGCAAATGGTTACTTTGCAGTAGTGGATGACCAAGGTGTTTCTCATGGATTAGGCAGCCAGATTAAGATGGGTGCTATCGCCACACTTTGGGCATTCGTTGGAATTGAATCGGCTGTAGTTTTATCAGGAAGAGCTGCTTCACAAAGAGATGTTAAGAAAGCAACGATCGTAGGACTTATAATTGCACTAAGTATTTATATGATCACAACGATTTTAACGATGAATGTACTTCCAAGAGAAGTTCTTATGACATCAGACAAACCGTTTGTTGATGTATTATCAGCTTTAATTGGAGATACAGGTGCATCACTAATGGGACTGCTGGCTGTCATCTCGCTATTTGGCTCTACAATCGGATGGATATTGTTAAGTTCAGAAGTACCTTATCAAGCAGCTAAGTCAGGTGTTTTCCCAGCTTTCTTCGGAAAGGCGAATAAGAACGGCAGCCCTGTAAATGCCTTGTCCGTTACAAATATCATGTCACAGATCTTTATTTTTTCCACCATTTCAGGAACGATCAGTGAAGCTTATATGTTTTTAACGACTTCAGCTACACTGGCGTATCTTATTCCGTATTTAATTTCAGCTATATTCTTCTTAAAACTTGTTTTAAAAGGAGAAACATACGACCTCATGCAAGGATCAAGAGTAAGAGATGGTCTAATCGCCATGTTCGCTATGATTTACTCGGTATGGGTCATCATTTCAGGAACAGCTGATATTAAAACGTTCTCTTTAGGAATTGGGCTATTTTTATTCGGATTTATTGTTTATCCAATATTTAATCGTTTTACAGCTAAATAA
- a CDS encoding GDSL-type esterase/lipase family protein, whose amino-acid sequence MKKGLVVILVCLCIVLLGVFAFAKTLNIPSAFATVVDIGWSKIKSMNEKDVEVAALGDSLAYGLGDEEDHGYIGDVKYRYESSTNKTMVVKDYGVPNATSTDLLQKLNNEQIRSSAKSSDIIFVNIGTNDFLETTNHLTNFNEKELRVNQQVYMKNLNNILNILQNQENPKTIYILGIYNPKVKWADMDTINKTVNDWNQSTIQVTKSHKNTAYIRTDDIFIQRDKQKYFSDKLHPNKKGYALIGKRVFNTVKQKSK is encoded by the coding sequence ATGAAAAAGGGCCTTGTGGTCATACTTGTTTGTCTATGTATCGTATTATTAGGTGTTTTTGCTTTTGCTAAAACACTCAACATTCCGTCAGCATTTGCAACAGTAGTAGACATCGGCTGGTCAAAAATCAAATCGATGAACGAAAAAGATGTTGAAGTAGCGGCGCTTGGAGACTCATTGGCGTATGGACTAGGAGATGAAGAGGATCATGGTTACATAGGAGATGTAAAATATAGATATGAATCATCTACAAATAAAACGATGGTAGTAAAAGATTATGGTGTTCCAAATGCGACAAGTACCGACTTACTCCAAAAGTTAAATAATGAACAGATTAGAAGTTCTGCAAAAAGTTCTGATATTATTTTTGTTAATATTGGTACAAATGATTTTTTGGAAACTACGAACCATTTGACGAATTTTAATGAAAAAGAATTAAGAGTTAATCAGCAAGTTTATATGAAAAACCTAAACAACATACTAAATATCTTACAGAATCAAGAAAATCCTAAAACGATTTATATATTGGGAATCTACAATCCAAAGGTTAAGTGGGCTGATATGGACACGATAAACAAAACGGTAAACGATTGGAATCAATCTACCATTCAAGTAACAAAATCTCATAAAAACACAGCTTACATTAGAACGGATGATATCTTTATCCAAAGGGATAAACAAAAATATTTTTCAGATAAACTTCATCCAAATAAAAAAGGATATGCGTTGATTGGTAAAAGAGTATTCAATACGGTAAAACAAAAAAGTAAATAA